The following proteins are co-located in the Granulicella pectinivorans genome:
- a CDS encoding type II secretion system protein yields MRSRGEDGFALIVLIVAIFVLLLFLSVAAPLVARDLQREKELEAVHRANQYVRAIQLYYRKFNHYPTSVDQLEKSNNIRFLRRKYEDPLTGKADWRIIHTGENKTTVKGLFGQPLAGIGTSLGGSSLGGSQTIAGASNPGAFGSTGSSGSSFGSSTLGGGSQTVGGTSGAGNSGIGSQSATSFQGGGGPIMGFGSSKTGESILTLNEQTNYEDWEFLYDPRIEQLKAKSSLFGGGIGGSGGSGGGLGSGFSTPGTGIGGATGGFGSGGGFGSGGATGSTGATGSTTPQ; encoded by the coding sequence GTGAGGAGCAGGGGCGAGGACGGGTTTGCGCTGATCGTGCTGATCGTGGCGATCTTTGTGCTGCTGCTGTTTCTAAGCGTTGCCGCTCCGCTGGTGGCGCGGGATCTGCAACGGGAGAAGGAGCTGGAGGCCGTCCACCGGGCGAACCAGTATGTGCGTGCGATTCAGCTTTACTATCGCAAGTTCAATCACTATCCGACGTCGGTGGACCAGTTGGAGAAGTCGAACAATATCCGGTTTCTGCGGCGGAAGTATGAGGATCCGCTGACGGGGAAGGCGGACTGGCGGATCATCCACACGGGTGAGAACAAGACGACGGTGAAGGGGCTGTTCGGGCAGCCGCTGGCTGGGATTGGGACTTCGCTGGGTGGGTCGTCGCTGGGTGGATCGCAGACGATTGCGGGGGCGAGCAATCCGGGGGCGTTTGGGTCGACGGGTTCGTCGGGGTCGAGCTTCGGGTCGAGTACATTGGGGGGCGGGTCGCAGACGGTGGGGGGGACTTCGGGAGCTGGGAACAGCGGGATCGGGAGCCAGTCGGCAACGTCGTTTCAGGGCGGCGGTGGGCCGATTATGGGGTTCGGGAGCTCGAAGACGGGCGAATCGATTCTGACGCTGAACGAGCAGACGAACTATGAGGACTGGGAGTTTTTGTACGATCCGCGGATCGAGCAGTTGAAGGCGAAGTCGAGCCTGTTTGGCGGGGGAATTGGTGGATCGGGCGGGAGCGGCGGTGGGCTGGGGAGTGGGTTCAGCACGCCGGGTACAGGCATTGGCGGAGCTACGGGTGGGTTTGGAAGTGGCGGTGGATTTGGATCGGGCGGCGCTACGGGATCGACTGGGGCGACCGGGTCGACGACGCCGCAGTAA
- the gnd gene encoding decarboxylating NADP(+)-dependent phosphogluconate dehydrogenase, with amino-acid sequence MEKGSCDIGLIGLAVMGQNLVLNMNDHGYKVAVFNRTTSKVDEFINDEAKGTQVVGTHSPEELCAALKLPRRVMIMVKAGDVVDKTIDSLLPYLEKGDIVIDGGNSLYTDSDRRTKELAEKGILFVGSGVSGGEEGARFGPSIMPGGNPEAWPHVKEIFQAISAKVEDGTPCCDWVGEGGAGHYVKMVHNGIEYGDMQLIGEAYQLLKDGLGLSADEFEAVFSEWNKGELDSFLIEISTTIFGKKDEDGSPLVDKILDTAGQKGTGKWTAISALDLGQPVTLIGESVFARCLSALKDERVKASKVLEGPTAKLSIADKAEFIEQVRRALYCSKMISYAQGYMLLRAAEKEMGWKLNMGGVALMWRGGCIIRSVFLGDIKKAYDKDPNLENLLFDSFFSSALNKYQASWRKALIAAIEAGVPTPAFSTALAFYDGYRTARLPANLLQAQRDFFGAHTYERIDKPRGEFFHTNWTGRGGRVSSSTYNA; translated from the coding sequence ATGGAAAAGGGCAGTTGCGACATCGGATTGATCGGCCTGGCAGTCATGGGCCAGAACCTTGTCTTGAACATGAACGACCACGGATACAAGGTCGCGGTCTTCAACCGCACCACCTCGAAGGTCGACGAATTCATCAACGACGAAGCCAAGGGCACGCAGGTGGTCGGTACGCATAGCCCGGAAGAGCTCTGCGCCGCACTGAAGCTGCCCCGCCGCGTGATGATCATGGTCAAGGCCGGCGATGTTGTCGACAAGACGATCGACTCGCTTCTTCCCTACCTCGAGAAGGGCGACATCGTCATCGACGGCGGCAACTCGCTCTACACCGACTCCGATCGCCGCACCAAGGAACTCGCGGAAAAGGGCATTCTCTTCGTCGGCTCCGGCGTCTCGGGCGGTGAGGAAGGCGCGCGTTTCGGTCCGTCCATCATGCCGGGCGGCAACCCCGAGGCCTGGCCGCATGTGAAGGAGATCTTCCAGGCCATCTCGGCGAAGGTCGAAGACGGTACGCCGTGCTGCGACTGGGTGGGCGAAGGGGGTGCGGGCCATTACGTGAAGATGGTCCACAACGGCATCGAATATGGCGATATGCAGTTGATTGGCGAGGCCTACCAGTTGCTGAAGGACGGGCTCGGCCTGAGCGCCGATGAGTTTGAGGCGGTCTTCTCGGAGTGGAACAAGGGCGAGCTGGACAGCTTCCTGATCGAGATTTCGACGACCATCTTCGGCAAGAAGGATGAGGACGGTTCCCCGCTGGTAGACAAGATCCTCGACACAGCCGGGCAGAAGGGCACGGGCAAGTGGACCGCGATCTCGGCGCTCGACCTGGGCCAGCCGGTGACACTGATCGGCGAGAGCGTGTTCGCACGGTGCCTGTCGGCGCTGAAGGATGAGCGCGTGAAGGCGTCGAAGGTGCTGGAAGGGCCGACGGCGAAGCTCTCGATCGCGGACAAGGCGGAGTTCATCGAGCAGGTACGGCGTGCTCTGTACTGCTCGAAGATGATCAGCTACGCGCAGGGCTACATGCTGCTGCGGGCGGCCGAGAAGGAGATGGGCTGGAAGCTGAACATGGGCGGCGTGGCGCTGATGTGGCGCGGCGGATGCATCATCCGTTCGGTCTTCCTGGGCGATATCAAGAAGGCCTACGACAAGGACCCGAACCTCGAGAACCTGCTGTTCGACAGCTTTTTCTCGTCGGCTCTGAACAAGTACCAGGCGAGCTGGCGCAAGGCCCTGATCGCGGCCATCGAGGCTGGTGTTCCGACGCCCGCGTTCTCGACCGCGCTGGCCTTCTACGACGGCTACCGCACGGCCCGTCTGCCGGCGAACCTGCTGCAGGCGCAGCGCGACTTCTTCGGTGCGCACACCTACGAGCGCATCGACAAGCCGCGTGGCGAGTTCTTCCATACGAACTGGACCGGCCGCGGCGGACGCGTCTCGTCGAGCACCTACAACGCATAA
- a CDS encoding WD40/YVTN/BNR-like repeat-containing protein yields MLLKPLLAALLLAVPAHAQIELQESHSTASLRGIDTAGEGIAWASGSGGTVLRTEDGGALWQTCATPKGAEKLDFRGIQAIDAKTAVILSSGKGDASRIYKTTDGCQTWKLVFKNPDPEGFFDAIRRVTAHQFYVLGDPVQDKFAVFFSADTGDTWAIADDPGLDADKGDGAFAASNSSLISIGATLYFGTGGTNNPHVYRTFANCPKDKTNVSCPVQWVKSDLPLASHNAAAGVFSLAGHMSADRANRAFTTLVAVGGTYDKPTETAGTAAFSHDGGKTWTASATPPAGYRSAVSYDRENRVWIAAGTTGADISKDEGNTWTPLKNTDPPAAWNAIALPYLVGAKGRIGKLSPGASKP; encoded by the coding sequence ATGCTCCTGAAACCCCTCCTCGCCGCCCTCCTTCTGGCCGTACCCGCTCACGCGCAGATCGAACTCCAGGAGTCGCACTCCACCGCCAGCCTGCGTGGGATCGACACCGCCGGAGAAGGTATCGCATGGGCCTCGGGCTCCGGCGGCACCGTCCTCCGCACTGAGGACGGAGGTGCCCTCTGGCAGACCTGCGCCACGCCCAAAGGCGCGGAAAAGCTCGATTTTCGCGGCATTCAGGCCATCGACGCGAAGACCGCTGTCATCCTGTCCAGCGGCAAGGGCGACGCCTCCCGCATCTACAAGACCACCGACGGCTGCCAGACCTGGAAGCTCGTCTTCAAGAACCCCGATCCAGAGGGCTTCTTCGACGCCATCCGCCGCGTCACCGCGCACCAGTTCTACGTCCTCGGCGACCCCGTCCAGGACAAGTTTGCCGTCTTCTTCTCCGCCGACACTGGCGACACCTGGGCCATCGCCGACGACCCCGGCCTCGACGCCGACAAGGGCGACGGAGCCTTCGCCGCCAGCAACTCCTCGCTCATCTCCATCGGCGCAACCCTCTACTTCGGCACTGGAGGCACCAATAACCCGCATGTTTACAGGACCTTCGCGAACTGTCCCAAGGACAAGACGAACGTAAGCTGCCCCGTCCAGTGGGTGAAAAGCGATCTCCCGCTCGCCTCCCACAACGCAGCCGCGGGCGTCTTCTCCCTCGCCGGCCACATGAGCGCGGACCGCGCCAACCGCGCCTTCACCACACTTGTCGCGGTAGGCGGAACCTACGACAAACCCACGGAAACCGCAGGCACCGCAGCCTTCTCGCACGACGGAGGCAAGACCTGGACCGCATCCGCAACACCGCCAGCAGGCTATCGTTCCGCCGTATCCTACGACCGCGAGAACCGCGTCTGGATCGCCGCCGGCACCACCGGAGCCGACATCTCGAAGGATGAAGGCAACACCTGGACACCGCTCAAAAACACCGATCCCCCCGCAGCCTGGAACGCCATCGCCCTCCCCTACCTGGTAGGTGCAAAGGGCCGGATCGGCAAGCTCAGCCCCGGGGCGTCGAAGCCTTAG
- a CDS encoding fimbrial assembly protein: MQISVNLATKPFVELRPLFLRLRLTMGLLAVLAIGLGFGLHFLNIKAQAAQSRMDDLRGKTLAFQQERQKNESRMRQPQNMAVLARSQFLNDLFAKKSFSWTSVMMDLERVLPTGLQVTSIEPAIAKDGTVSIRLKVTGDRDRAVQLVRNLELSHRFVGSELKGERLKASTATNARGMIDPNAASGVEFDIVSGYNPLPMPAVAAAGETEAVPASKTGKTTAKVVKP; the protein is encoded by the coding sequence ATGCAGATCTCAGTCAATCTGGCTACCAAGCCCTTTGTGGAGTTGCGTCCCCTGTTTCTTCGGCTACGGCTGACGATGGGGCTGCTGGCGGTGCTGGCAATCGGGCTGGGGTTCGGGCTTCATTTCCTGAACATCAAGGCCCAGGCGGCGCAGTCGCGCATGGATGACCTGCGCGGCAAGACGCTGGCGTTCCAGCAGGAGAGGCAGAAGAACGAGTCGAGGATGCGGCAGCCGCAGAATATGGCGGTGCTGGCACGGTCTCAGTTCCTGAACGACCTGTTTGCGAAGAAGAGTTTCAGTTGGACCTCCGTGATGATGGACCTGGAGCGGGTGCTGCCGACGGGGCTGCAGGTGACGAGCATCGAACCGGCGATCGCCAAGGATGGCACGGTGTCGATCCGGTTGAAGGTAACCGGGGATCGCGATCGCGCGGTGCAGTTGGTGAGGAACCTGGAGTTGTCGCATCGGTTTGTGGGGTCGGAGCTGAAGGGCGAGCGGCTGAAGGCCTCGACGGCTACCAATGCGCGGGGGATGATCGATCCGAATGCGGCGTCGGGCGTGGAGTTCGATATTGTGAGCGGGTATAACCCGCTGCCGATGCCTGCCGTGGCCGCTGCCGGAGAGACCGAGGCGGTTCCGGCGAGTAAGACGGGCAAGACGACAGCAAAGGTGGTGAAGCCATGA
- a CDS encoding TetR/AcrR family transcriptional regulator, translating to MTQPAKATKKSVETRHRILGAALDLFREHGFERTTMRDVAARAGVATGAAYYYFESKDAIVLAFYAQAQDEMQTIIETALDQSTTLEERLRAIIQAKFDYFAPNRALLGALSAHTDPEHPLSPFSVSTTAIREQDIARFDRAAKDSKVKLPANIAPYLARLLWMYQMGLILFWVYDRSENQRRTGYLFTQTLKMLLLTLKLAGLPFLKPMHKLAGDLLKVIYNEE from the coding sequence ATGACGCAGCCCGCTAAAGCGACGAAGAAATCAGTCGAAACCCGCCATCGCATCCTCGGAGCCGCGCTCGATCTCTTCCGCGAGCACGGCTTCGAGCGCACCACCATGCGCGACGTCGCCGCCCGGGCCGGAGTAGCCACCGGAGCCGCCTACTACTACTTCGAGTCGAAAGACGCCATCGTCCTCGCCTTCTACGCCCAGGCTCAGGACGAGATGCAAACCATCATCGAGACCGCCCTCGACCAGTCCACCACCCTCGAAGAGCGTCTCCGCGCCATCATCCAGGCCAAGTTCGACTACTTCGCTCCCAACCGAGCCCTCCTCGGAGCGCTCTCCGCACACACCGACCCAGAACACCCGCTCTCCCCCTTCTCCGTCTCCACCACCGCCATCCGCGAGCAGGACATCGCCCGCTTCGACCGCGCCGCCAAAGACTCAAAGGTAAAGCTCCCCGCCAACATCGCCCCGTATCTCGCTCGTCTCCTCTGGATGTATCAGATGGGCCTCATCCTCTTCTGGGTATACGACCGCTCCGAAAACCAGCGCCGCACCGGCTATCTCTTCACCCAGACCCTGAAGATGCTCCTCCTTACCCTCAAGCTGGCCGGTCTGCCCTTCCTCAAGCCCATGCACAAGCTGGCCGGCGACCTCCTCAAGGTCATCTACAACGAAGAGTAA
- a CDS encoding HesB/IscA family protein: MATATVTPEVVNAPATSTTPVSLTPAAIGKVREIMATQEPIPAGLRIGVVGGGCSGFQYSMSFENAAGMMDKVLKFEDLKVFVDATSAMYLNGCVVDYVETLEAAGFKFENPTVKSTCGCGSSFSV; the protein is encoded by the coding sequence ATGGCGACTGCAACCGTAACCCCTGAAGTGGTAAATGCTCCCGCAACCTCGACGACGCCCGTGAGCCTGACTCCGGCTGCGATTGGCAAGGTGCGTGAGATTATGGCGACGCAGGAGCCGATTCCGGCTGGTCTGCGGATTGGCGTAGTGGGCGGCGGATGTTCGGGGTTCCAGTACTCGATGTCGTTTGAGAATGCAGCCGGCATGATGGACAAGGTGCTGAAGTTCGAGGACCTGAAGGTGTTCGTGGACGCGACGTCGGCGATGTACCTGAATGGCTGCGTGGTGGATTACGTCGAGACGCTTGAGGCGGCTGGCTTCAAGTTCGAGAATCCCACGGTGAAGAGCACGTGCGGATGCGGATCTTCGTTCAGCGTCTAA
- a CDS encoding GspE/PulE family protein, with protein sequence MATPIAVPILEMGDEGERARALARRYHAEFVDLKNFKIQHELFKSVPVDMMFRYNFVPLEQADGRLAIAVSDPSKLMVLDEISGLLGQRLVTRVATLSQITDLLKKTEQSQRVLDEASEGLAFDVLSNEENAEENLSIQKLTADEDISPIIRLVDTTIFTALERRASDIHLETFDDSLQVKYRIDGVLQQAMAPIAREHHQTILSRIKVMSELDIAERRVPQDGRFRVRYKGRLIDFRVSIMPTVHGENAVLRVLDKESMSEKFTKLSLDVVGFDPEDLRRFRRYIKEPYGMVLVTGPTGSGKTTTLYAALNEIKSEEDKIITIEDPVEYQIRGITQIPVNEKKGLTFARGLRSILRHDPDKILVGEIRDAETAQIAINSALTGHLVFTTVHANNVVDVLGRFLNMGVEPYNFVSALNCILAQRLVRQVCDFCARFVTYTDEELVENGLNPADWAGFQFREGPGCMECGGTGFRGRSAIHELLELDDEIREMLLAKKPGSEIRKKAKEKGMLFLRDSALQRVRAGITTLKEINKVTFIEAGR encoded by the coding sequence ATGGCGACACCGATTGCGGTTCCGATTTTGGAGATGGGCGATGAAGGGGAGCGGGCTCGGGCGCTGGCGCGGCGGTATCACGCGGAGTTCGTGGACCTGAAGAACTTCAAGATTCAGCATGAGCTGTTCAAGAGCGTGCCGGTGGACATGATGTTCCGGTACAACTTCGTTCCGCTGGAGCAGGCGGATGGACGGCTGGCGATTGCGGTTTCGGACCCTTCGAAGCTGATGGTGCTGGACGAGATCTCCGGGCTGCTGGGGCAGAGGCTGGTGACGCGGGTTGCGACGCTGTCGCAGATTACGGACCTGCTGAAGAAGACGGAGCAGTCGCAGCGGGTGCTCGATGAGGCGAGCGAGGGGCTGGCGTTCGATGTGTTGTCGAACGAGGAGAACGCGGAGGAGAACCTCTCGATCCAGAAGCTGACGGCGGATGAGGATATCTCGCCGATCATCCGGCTGGTGGATACGACGATCTTTACGGCGCTGGAGCGGCGCGCCTCGGATATTCACCTGGAGACGTTCGACGACTCGTTGCAGGTGAAGTACCGCATCGACGGTGTGTTGCAACAGGCGATGGCTCCGATTGCGCGGGAGCATCACCAGACGATTCTTTCGCGTATCAAGGTGATGTCGGAGCTGGATATCGCGGAGCGGCGCGTGCCGCAGGATGGACGTTTCCGGGTGCGGTACAAGGGGCGTCTGATCGATTTTCGTGTGTCGATTATGCCTACGGTGCATGGCGAGAATGCGGTGCTTCGTGTGCTCGACAAGGAGTCGATGTCGGAGAAGTTTACGAAGCTTTCGCTGGACGTGGTGGGCTTCGATCCGGAGGATCTGCGGCGGTTTCGGCGGTACATCAAGGAGCCGTACGGGATGGTGCTGGTGACGGGGCCTACCGGTTCGGGTAAGACGACGACGCTGTATGCCGCGCTGAACGAGATCAAGAGCGAGGAAGACAAGATCATCACGATCGAGGACCCGGTCGAGTACCAGATTCGCGGCATTACGCAGATTCCGGTGAACGAGAAGAAGGGGCTTACGTTTGCGCGTGGACTCAGGTCGATTCTGCGCCATGATCCGGACAAGATTCTGGTCGGTGAGATCCGCGATGCGGAGACGGCGCAGATTGCGATCAACTCGGCGCTGACGGGTCACCTGGTGTTTACGACTGTCCACGCGAACAACGTGGTCGATGTGCTGGGACGCTTTCTGAACATGGGCGTGGAGCCTTATAACTTTGTGTCGGCGCTGAACTGCATTCTGGCGCAGCGGCTGGTGCGGCAGGTTTGCGATTTTTGTGCGCGGTTTGTGACGTATACGGATGAGGAACTGGTAGAGAATGGGCTGAATCCGGCCGATTGGGCCGGGTTCCAGTTCCGCGAAGGGCCCGGATGCATGGAGTGCGGCGGGACGGGGTTCCGGGGGCGCTCGGCGATTCATGAGCTGCTGGAGCTGGATGATGAGATTCGCGAGATGCTGCTGGCTAAGAAGCCGGGGAGCGAGATTCGCAAGAAGGCGAAGGAGAAGGGGATGTTGTTCCTGCGGGACTCGGCGTTGCAGCGGGTTCGGGCTGGGATTACGACGTTGAAGGAGATCAATAAGGTCACGTTCATTGAGGCGGGGCGGTAA
- a CDS encoding type II secretion system F family protein: protein MAEFVIKLADERGKVQEQTHAASSAEELRARFTQAGYYVYSVKARGVLAGQGNQKKVKLESFLVFNQQFLTLIRAGLPILGSLELLAKRQKIPHFRAQLEDVTARVKTGESISQAFEAQGGFPLVYTTTLLAGERSGNLEEVLQRFLDFQRVSLTFSKKLKASLVYPAILIVMVIGLFIFLITFVVPRFAELYSQLGTKLPGITVFLLGLGDNAQKYGLYVLAVVAAAVFFFIRWIKTEAGATLVDRVRIGLPVVGGIWLKYQVGLFARTLSTLLKGGLPLVPSLETAARSINSKQISNAVYQSVETVREGKGLSASFQATKVFPELAVEMVEVGESTGALPQMLNSVAEFFEEDVQTNLTTAMSLIEPAILVVMGVVVIIILIALYLPIFSLTSGGTT from the coding sequence ATGGCTGAGTTTGTCATCAAGCTGGCGGATGAACGGGGTAAGGTGCAGGAGCAGACGCATGCGGCCTCGTCGGCGGAGGAGCTGCGCGCGCGGTTTACGCAGGCTGGGTACTACGTCTACTCGGTGAAGGCGCGCGGCGTGCTGGCTGGGCAGGGGAACCAGAAGAAGGTGAAGCTGGAGAGCTTTCTGGTCTTCAACCAGCAGTTTCTGACGCTGATCCGGGCGGGGCTGCCGATTCTGGGGTCGCTGGAGCTGCTGGCGAAGCGGCAGAAGATTCCGCACTTTCGGGCACAGTTGGAGGATGTGACGGCAAGAGTGAAGACGGGTGAGTCGATCTCGCAGGCGTTCGAGGCGCAGGGCGGGTTTCCGCTGGTGTACACGACGACGCTGCTGGCGGGCGAGCGGTCGGGAAACCTGGAAGAGGTCCTGCAGCGGTTTTTGGACTTTCAGCGGGTTTCGTTGACGTTTTCGAAGAAGCTGAAGGCGAGCCTGGTGTATCCGGCGATTTTGATTGTGATGGTGATCGGGCTGTTTATCTTCCTGATTACGTTTGTGGTGCCTCGGTTTGCAGAGCTGTATTCGCAGTTAGGGACGAAGCTTCCGGGGATTACGGTGTTTCTGCTGGGGCTGGGGGATAACGCGCAGAAGTATGGGTTGTATGTGCTGGCGGTGGTGGCGGCGGCGGTGTTTTTCTTTATCCGTTGGATCAAGACGGAGGCGGGCGCCACACTGGTGGATCGGGTGAGGATTGGGTTGCCGGTGGTGGGCGGGATCTGGCTGAAGTACCAGGTGGGGCTGTTTGCAAGGACGCTGTCGACGCTGCTGAAGGGCGGGTTGCCGCTTGTGCCTTCGCTGGAGACGGCGGCGCGGTCGATCAACAGCAAGCAGATTTCGAACGCGGTGTATCAGTCGGTGGAGACGGTGCGGGAGGGCAAGGGGCTTTCGGCAAGCTTTCAGGCGACGAAGGTGTTTCCGGAGCTGGCGGTCGAGATGGTCGAGGTCGGCGAGTCGACCGGTGCGCTGCCGCAGATGCTGAACTCGGTCGCGGAGTTTTTTGAAGAGGATGTGCAGACGAACCTGACGACTGCGATGAGTCTGATCGAACCGGCGATTCTGGTGGTGATGGGTGTGGTGGTGATCATTATTTTGATCGCGCTTTATCTGCCGATCTTCTCGCTGACCTCGGGGGGGACTACTTAA
- the msrA gene encoding peptide-methionine (S)-S-oxide reductase MsrA, producing MATSTERAVLAGGCFWGMQDLIRRYPGVLSTRVGYTGGHVAHATYRNHEGHAEAIEILFDPTRISFRTLLEFFFQIHDPTTPNRQGNDRGSSYRSAIFYTTPEQKQVAADTIADVNASGLWPGKVVTELAPATDFWEAEPEHQDYLERIPNGYTCHFVRRDWVLPKRTVQV from the coding sequence ATGGCCACATCGACTGAACGCGCCGTACTCGCCGGAGGCTGTTTCTGGGGCATGCAGGACCTCATCCGCCGCTATCCCGGCGTCCTCTCCACCCGCGTCGGATACACCGGCGGCCACGTCGCCCACGCCACCTATCGCAACCACGAGGGCCACGCCGAAGCCATCGAGATCCTCTTCGACCCCACCCGGATCTCCTTCCGCACGCTCCTCGAGTTCTTCTTCCAGATCCACGACCCCACCACCCCCAACCGCCAGGGCAACGACCGCGGCTCCAGCTACCGCTCCGCCATCTTCTACACCACGCCCGAGCAGAAGCAGGTCGCCGCAGACACCATCGCCGACGTCAACGCCTCCGGCCTCTGGCCCGGCAAGGTCGTCACTGAACTCGCCCCTGCCACCGACTTCTGGGAGGCCGAACCCGAGCACCAGGACTACCTCGAACGCATCCCCAACGGATACACCTGCCACTTCGTCCGCCGCGACTGGGTTCTCCCCAAACGCACCGTCCAGGTCTAA
- a CDS encoding PQQ-dependent sugar dehydrogenase, whose translation MNRRLTALAILAIAPVLSAQNPTITGKAAFASYASQVPGAHRRITVADLPEPNPVESVDNGAHIVPRPESLWPSAPEGFKVELYAGTGTSAIQGPFTEPRLIRTAPNGDLFVADSHGNQIHILRGITPDGKAKEIFTYAAGLDLPFGIAFYPAGPNPRWIYVGNTKTVVRFPYKSGDTAASGPPEKLVELPGFAQLRGGGHWTRDIVFSKDGQRMLVSVGSGSNIDDPDTHPNEEHRADVLEYTPEGKFIKVYAYGIRNCVGEAINPITGMLWCSVNERDGLGNNLVPDYITSVQEGGFYGWPWYYMGGHQDPRHIGKHPELQSKVLTPDVLVQPHMASLEMVFYPGAKGSFPPSYAGDIFAAEHGSWNRANRGGYEVIHVPLHNGKADGSYEDFLTGFVTPGGDVWGRPVGVTIGNDGSLYVTDDGSKSVWHVTYTGKK comes from the coding sequence ATGAACCGCCGTCTCACCGCCCTCGCGATCCTGGCCATCGCGCCCGTCCTCTCCGCACAGAACCCCACCATCACCGGCAAAGCCGCCTTTGCCAGCTACGCCAGCCAGGTCCCCGGCGCGCACCGCAGGATCACCGTCGCCGACCTTCCCGAGCCCAACCCCGTGGAATCCGTCGACAACGGAGCCCACATCGTCCCCCGCCCCGAGTCCCTCTGGCCCTCCGCCCCCGAAGGCTTCAAGGTCGAGCTCTACGCCGGCACCGGCACCTCCGCCATCCAGGGCCCCTTCACCGAGCCTCGCCTCATCCGCACCGCGCCCAACGGCGACCTCTTCGTCGCCGACTCCCACGGCAACCAGATTCACATCCTCCGCGGCATCACCCCCGACGGCAAAGCCAAAGAAATCTTCACCTACGCCGCCGGCCTCGATCTCCCCTTCGGCATCGCCTTCTATCCCGCCGGCCCCAATCCCAGGTGGATTTACGTAGGCAACACCAAAACCGTCGTCCGCTTCCCTTATAAGTCCGGCGACACCGCCGCCTCCGGCCCGCCTGAGAAGCTCGTCGAGCTCCCCGGCTTCGCCCAGCTTCGCGGTGGCGGACACTGGACCCGCGACATCGTCTTCTCCAAAGACGGCCAGCGCATGCTCGTCTCCGTCGGCTCCGGCTCCAACATCGACGACCCCGATACCCACCCCAACGAAGAGCACCGTGCCGACGTCCTCGAATACACACCCGAGGGCAAGTTCATCAAGGTCTACGCCTACGGCATCCGCAACTGCGTCGGCGAGGCCATCAACCCCATCACCGGCATGCTCTGGTGCTCCGTCAACGAGCGCGACGGCCTCGGCAACAATCTCGTCCCGGACTACATCACCTCCGTCCAGGAGGGTGGCTTCTACGGCTGGCCCTGGTACTACATGGGCGGCCACCAGGACCCGCGCCACATCGGCAAGCACCCCGAGCTCCAGTCCAAGGTCCTCACCCCCGACGTCCTCGTCCAGCCCCACATGGCCTCGCTCGAGATGGTCTTCTACCCCGGTGCCAAAGGCAGCTTTCCCCCCAGCTACGCCGGAGACATCTTCGCCGCCGAGCACGGCTCCTGGAACCGAGCCAACCGTGGCGGCTACGAGGTCATCCACGTCCCCCTCCACAACGGCAAGGCCGACGGCTCCTACGAGGACTTCCTCACCGGCTTTGTCACTCCGGGCGGAGACGTCTGGGGCCGTCCCGTAGGCGTCACCATCGGCAACGACGGAAGCCTCTACGTCACCGACGACGGCAGCAAGTCCGTCTGGCACGTCACTTACACTGGCAAAAAATAA